One Triticum dicoccoides isolate Atlit2015 ecotype Zavitan chromosome 3B, WEW_v2.0, whole genome shotgun sequence genomic window, ATCCCCCCGTCTTGCTTCAGAAGGAGGAAGAACATTTCAAGAACACAAGACAAGAGAGGAGCAGAGCAGCATTACTTATACAAGTAGTAGCATCAAGAATTTACAAATcagcagcggcggcagcagcagcagcaatcatCATCATCGGAATCACAATACCCTCCTGGAATCCCAGAACCCACTCTCGCGGTaacaatccatccatccatccagtaATTAATCGCCCTTATTTCCCCGAGCCCAACGCCATCATGTCATCATCAATCTCCCCCATCAGAGGCGAGGCTCAGACCCTCACCTCTCCATCTCGGCCTCGTCGTcgccggcggcggccggcgggggaggcGACGATAGCTGGGCCGCCGCGAGCGCATCGGCGAGCGCGCGCATGGCCTTGACCTGCATCTCCAGCGCGGCCACGTAGTCGGCCGTCTCCTCGAGCAGGTCGGGCGCCTGCAGCTTCCGGCACCCCGGGACGAGCCGGCCCAGCACGCGGAGCCGGTCCTTCACCTTCCGCTCCTTCAGCAACGGCGGCTCGCCGGCGGACGCCGCGGCCGCGGCCTTGGACGCCGCGGCGGCCGCGCGCGCCtgcgggcggcggtggcgtcggatcTTGCCACCGGCCTTGACGAGCACGCGGCGTCGGCAGGACGCGGCGCCGGCCAGCAGGATGGCGCGGCTCCAGCGGGACTGCCCGCGCGCCGTGAGCGCCAGCGCCGAGTCGGCGGCGGCCTTGACGGCGCGCGGCTGCGGCGGCTGCGCGGACGAGGCGGCGCCCGACCGCGTGGCCCGCAGCGCGTCCAGCAGGCGCCGGCCGTAGATCCGCTCCTGCGTGCCGCTTCGCCACCTGGTCTGCGGCGTCCCCGCGGCCCCCGGCGCGGCGGCCCCGCCCGGTTTCCCCCGCCGCTTGGCCCCGCCCATCCTGACCCCCGCCGCggcggacgacgacgacgaggaggacccGCCTATAGAGATCATGGCCGCGCAGCTCGATCGAGCAATCAATCGGCGGGTGGCGTGAGGAAGTGAGTCAGCGCAGCGGGGGATGGGGCGGCTTAAAGGTGGGTGGGAGAAAGgagaagatggtggtggtggtggtggtggtggagatggtgGGAGTATGAAGAAGAAAGGGGGAGGAGAGATTAGCTTTCCGTCGCGGGGGTGGGCATACTTATTTGCTGGTGCGGTGGAGGTGATTAGCGAGTGGATTAGACATTggagccaaggaggaggagtgcggtgAGGTGAGGTGAGGTGGTGCGGGTGTTGGCTGCTCGTTCGTCGCCGCGCCTTTGTTTGGTGTGGAATGGAATTTGGAGCTGTGACGTGGCCACCGCgcggctcgctcgctcgctcgctcgctacgGTAGGCAGCGGTCGTTATTGAGTGCGCGCTTTCTTATTTCCCCTTTCTTTTATACTATTAGTATCCTCCCTATTTCTGCAAAGTGTCACGGTATTTTGAAACCCTTCTTAGGCCCAGCTTTCAGTATATCTCCGTCTGGGTGATATTTTGCACTTAAAACTTGTGCACACAAAGAATCTGGGTTCTGAATTAGTCGCCAACATTGCTTTGCTAGCATAGCAAGATTAAAATTGTGTAGGTTTCTAAATCTCAAACCCCCTTTCTTCTCCGGAATGCACAAGTTTTACCATGCAAACCAATGCGTTTTCCTTTTATCTTCATTATCACCCCATCAAAACCCAGATATCTCATCAATGATGGCCTTACAAATCCCCTTCGGCAATTTGAACACAGACATAGCATATGAAGGAATTGCTTGCGCCACAGATTTTACTAGGATCTCTTTACCCTGCATAGATAATGTTTTAGGCATTCCAACTTTTAAGAGAGGATGTATTTGGCATGTTGGAACTGGCTCCAAAGTAAACATATGGCAAGATCCATGGATCCCATCGAGTCCTTCACGGCAAGTAATCACTCAAAGGGGCGGGataatgctcacaaaagttggacaATTGATCGACCCGCATACGGGGCAATGGGATGAAGCTTTGATCCGCGACGTATTTTCTCCAGTTGATGTGTGTAGAATTCTCAGTATACCACTCAACGTTCAGTTGACAGAGGATTTTGTGTCCTGAAACTACACTCGTTCGGGCACATTTTCTGTCAGGACGGCTTATCATAAAGAGTTTGATCACCAGTTTGGTTCAAAATGGACAAGAGAAGATGGGCAAGGCAGCGTCAGTATAAATCATATATGCAAGGATGTATGGCGAGTACGAATTGCAGGGAAGATTAAACACTTCCAATGGAAAGTACTGCATGGTGTTCTTCCCTGCTTTGGAGTGTTGGCTGGGTGCCATATCCCATGCTCATCACAATGCCCGGTATGCTCAATAGGAGTGGAAGACGTGCAACATTGCTTGTTCACATGCCGAAGGACCAAAGAAATTTGGTCGCAATTGGGTTTGTTGGATAAAACCCATAGGGTATTAAGGAAGATGTCCAGCTCAATCACCATGGAAATTTTGTTAAAACTACATGAAGGATCTTCTGAGGTGCCGATGGCCGAGTTAGCTGTCGTGGCAGCCTGGTGTATTTGGTGGCAGCGCCGTCAACTAGTAAAGGGCGTCGCGATTCAGATGCTAGAGAAACCCGCTTTGTCCATCAGGGTGCTTGCTACTAATGATATTAGGGCAATGTCACCTAGAGTGCCTAATAGGAAGTATGATTTTATGTGGAAGAAGCCAAGCAATGGGGTGGTGAAAATAAATATCGATGCATCTTTTCATTGTGATACTTTGTCCCGGGGCCAACTGAGCTATTGCAAGGGACAACAATGGTGATTTTGTTGTTGCGCGAATTGGTTTTGTCCACATGTTCGATCCGTTGATACTGTTGAACTAATCGCTATTCAGAATGGCATTTTTCGGGCAGCCAGTTTGGGGTGTATTTCTCTGGAAATTGAATCACATAACTCGTTTGCTGTTGATACATTGAATTCCGTGGAGGAATACCTGGGCCCTGATGTGGCCATCGTGGCAGAGTGTAAACAAATGGCGCTAGAGTTTGGGAGGATTTCCATCAAGCACTGGTATCGTGAAGCGAATCAAGTTGCGGATGAACTAGCAAAGAATTCTTTTACCAATAGATCTTCTAGTTCTTGGGAGGCTTTAATTCCTGATTTTATTTCTCAACTTCTTGTAAATGATATGTCTATTATTTGAGAAATAAGTTTTTTACCCGTCAAAAAAAGAAGTGGCATGGTATTTATTTTCCCAAGAAACACCCATTACAAGGACGCGACGATCCGGCTCCCAAGCCAGCCGCTCCCGagtgtgaacagtaaaatcaaaagaaATTAAAAAATTGAAATGCAAATTGCTTGAGTGTGCGATGTCCGTGTCAAATTTGGTGGTGTTTgaacatctgagtagctctcagcGAAAAACAAAATTTGGGCACATGAGAAAGttcaaaaaatggactgacctgattttgtattattattatttttgccaCGAGATTCACACATATCCAAACACCACAAAATTTTGCCCGGACATCACACATTTGAGTATCTTgcttgaaaaaaaattgtttttttcTAGTATTTCTTTCATTTACTATTCATCGAGATCAGATGAGTCTAGACTCAGAATATTCGCGATTACAACTCGTAAACTCAGCAACGTCCAATGAAGAACGGATCAAAGTTATAGAGCTTGAAGATTGACAAAGTCACCACAGACATCTCACTATCGATTGGAATGTCCCCTTCCTCTGAACGAATAATCTGCATTAGTGAGACATCAAAGCATCAACGCTGGGTTTTACCCCTGCTGGACTGAGGATATCACTGTCCTCATAACCATTCAACCACTAATTGGTTCTCTGTTATAGTGTTTGTGTTTCTCAACGGTGTGGTTAGGGCCTTCTGTTTTAGAGAAATGCGGAAGAGGCGCTTTTTTATCTTCACAACTGTTGCAATGGTGATGTATGGCCACCTTGTAAAAACCATGTGTGCAATCCACGCTGGTTGTCCGCGTTGAAGTTGGAGTCACCAAACCCCTTAGGTAATTTGGAATAACTCGAATGTTTGTGAGTTTTGTGTTATTTGTGCGCTTGATAAATTGCTATACGTTTCTGCTTAGGTATTAAAGCTATTTTTATCACTTGCTTACTAAAATGAAGCAAAATTTGCCACCAGATTACAAAACATGTGTAGCCAGTTGGAGATCTTTTAAGTCCAGTTGACAAAGCTTTGTCAACTAATTAAACTCgcctttccttttttcctttttataaCGAAGTCATACTTTCTTGTTTTTTGTGTAAAGACACTAACACTACTAGAATTTGCTAATTTGTCTTCTGCCAGCTCGTTGctgtcagctggcggacggcaaagagcgtgGGTGGCGGACGTACGGGGACGACCTAACGGCcgatttctttgccgtctgctggctgacggcaaaactTCATTGCCGTCAgcgagcagacggcaaagagaacgGCCGTTAGGTCGTCCGTTTCCCCTCGGCCCCACCCCACTAGGtacgttctttgccgtctgctagcaaacGGCAAAGAACTGACCTACTATAGAAAAGGGGCCGCGCGCGCGGCCCCTCCCTTCTCTCTCTCGATCTCCTCTTCACCACCTGCGCCACCCCCCTCGACAGCCGCTCCACCCCGCCGCCCCGTCCCATCGCCCCACCGCCCCGCTGGCACGCCGCCCCGGCCCGGTGCCCCGCCCAATCGCCCCGGCCCTGCTGGCCTCGCCGCCCCANNNNNNNNNNNNNNNNNNNNNNNNNNNNNNNNNNNNNNNNNNNNNNNNNNNNNNNNNNNNNNNNNNNNNNNNNNNNNNNNNNNNNNNNNNNNNNNNNNNNNNNNNNNNNNNNNNNNNNNNNNNNNNNNNNNNNNNNNNNNNNNNNNNNNNNNNNNNNNNNNNNNNNNNNNNNNNNNNNNNNNNNNNNNNNNNNNNNNNNNNNNNNNNNNNNNNNNNNNNNNNNNNNNNNNNNNNNNNNNNNNNNNNNNNNNNNNNNNNNNNNNNNNNNNNNNNNNNNNNNNNNNNNNNNNNNNNNNNNNNNNNNNNNNNNNNNNNNNNNNNNNNNNNNNNNNNNNNNNNNNNNNNNNNNNNNNNNNNNNNNNNNNNNNNNNNNNNGGCGGCGCCCCGCCCCCGCTGTCCCggcgccggccgcctcctccagcACCGCCGAGCTGCCCAAGGCTTGCCGTCCCGGCGGCTCCCCGGCCCCGCCGCCCAAGGtgatttttttactgttttttgtgtttaggtttaggttttagtggtaggattaggttactgccagatttaggtttagatagttagaagaagaaaataattgaaaaaagaaaaataagtagaagaagaggaaaaagggaaaaaggaagaggGTTGCCGAGGGGATAGATGGTGGAGCCACTGGGTCCCGTCGGTCCCGACGCCCATGACGAGATCCCCCGGTCCGAGTGATGACCCGTCGACCGTGCGTCAACTGTTCTcggcgtcgatggcggtcgaacaccattgcgaattAGGGGGTTATtttagggggttcctcggtgttGATGGTACCCTAAATAGTAAGTATCGTCAGTGCGTGGTACATGTGaccgtcggtgtcgaatactacatccacgtcccacaagtgacaaaGGGGTCCTGCGTCCAGTGGCAACTGTTCTCGGCGTCTATGGCGGTCGAACAGCATtgcaaatttgtctggcagccttagagatgacgattgaaagctaagtgtgaaacttgaaacacccaaactaactcaagtcggtttagttgtttgaaaatgtcaaaacttggctttaatcctcatcgcagaggctgccagacaaattcgccaaggtgttcgaccgtcatcggccaccagaactattgttgcgggacgccgggcaccggcttcacttgtgggatgtggatctagtgttcaacgccgaccgcctcatgtaccttgcaccgatggtagttgctatttagtttacccagggacgagcgggttagagggttcctcggtgtcgatggtaccgtaaatagcaagtatcgtcagtgcgaggtacatgtggccgtcagtgttgaatacttgctatgttactcatctttcgatttaaacATGCAGTTATTTCGTcgttgcgagggtctagtgttcgacgagctccgcccctacgttcgttggtgagcacaaatgacatctcctcctccccccttcatttgctctgttccggtcttcgtgtcgatgaaacttgctagctataggtgtcaatcatcagtatgcgtaaccactatgcgtctcccgttcgaaagggttacatctataaatatgcatgcatttgcatatttataatcgtgattctttcgaattgtccaacgttatccatggacaacccgagtatgtgtagattgggttcgttttcccatatgctcagctccggatccgatgcagaatttcgtcagtgcctccttgttgttctccgggtacacatcctctctgcttatcgcCGAGACGTGTATCAGATGAACAacagggaggtgctgccgaaattttgcgtcggattcggagcagagcatgggaaaatgaacctaatctacacatactcgggtgggattaggacctatccttacctattagcatgtaggttgcatggacgtaataaacctAACAAAttccattaactgatggatatggtttgcctaattatgtatatattttttttgtgtccagtaggaagtcaatatgagtgatcgtgcgtggatgtataccggttacactagtcagtatgtttggaccgaggaatggttaacaaaaactaaggggtttgttagagccgcatttgcaaatggccagaaatttagctggtgcccctgtgtccggtgcgacaactataatcagagggacgagcttcaaatgagtaaaaacctgcagaagtttggttttacgcctggttacacggtctggacattacatggtgagtctgcccaacgtgccagagccgaggtggttcgtcgtcgcaccaacgagcatggtaccgggaccgcagacatggtgcaagactttgacgatgctcgggactcggacgaggagatggaggaatctgcaaaggccttcactaaaatgttggagtcctcaaaacgtcctctccacgagcacattgagctttgtcagctggatgccatctcacaaataatggctttgaaggctcaattcaacttgggtagAGAATGCTACGATGCGATGATGACAGTTTTCggacgatttctacccaaaggccatgtgctacctccaaacttgtaccagtcagacaaaatcctccgtgctcttaagatgtcctatgagaagatacatgcatgtgagaaaggatgcgtcttatttaggcttcaatatgaggacttgaactattgtcccatttgcaattcttccaggtatgttgtggtagacaacggtatgggtgagaagacgcagaccaaaatacccattaatgttcttcggtatatgccaattgtaccaagacttcaatttcttttcatggtcgaagggacggccagacagatgacatggcacaaaacgggcaaaagaaccaaactagatgcagatgggaatgtgatcgtgcacacatcggatggtgaagcgtggaagcgcttcgatgcattacataaggaaaaaacggcagatccaaggcatcctcgagtcacAGTCGGCAcatatgggttcagtgtgtttggtcagatGGCATCCCCATACAACTGTTGGTTCGTGTTTGTCATTCCAGTCAATCTCCCCcgggcagattatgcaaagaaagaacattttcctgacgttgataattccagggcccaactatccagggaagaatatgaatgtgtacatgcagccgcttaaggacgaattgcaagaagcttgggaaaatgggttcaagacatacgacgcctttagcaaacataATTTCATAATGTgtgcctggtacatgtactcgacgcatgacttgtcggcgtatgcgctattcgttggctggtgtgtgcatggaaggttcccatgccccacatgcaagggagctcttgagtttcgttggctgacgGCGGGGCGCAAGTatagttgcttcgacttgcatagacagtttctagatcctcgccataagttcaggaaagacaagaagaacttcatgaaaggtagagttgtcaaacgctctgcaccacctgcgttgacaggctaacagaccctagatcagataaactctctcgagccagatccagagcgtccaggttatttcaaggggtataataaggaacacgcatggactcacaagacatgcttctgggatctgccttacttcaaagacctcctttgcccacacaacatcgacgtgatacaCACTAAAAAGAATATCGCCAAAGCCATTTTTGGTAtattgttcggcatagaggggaaatcaaaggataatactaaggctagagacgatctagaggagctctgtgatagaccgttacaaaacatgcaagaacctAAAGGAAAACGGAACTggaagaagccaaaggcatggttcaatcttggaaggccaactatgaaggaaattattttgtgggtgaaaaagcagttgatgttccccgatgggtatgcagcaaatctaaagaggggagcgaatcttgataaattgaaaatatttggtctaaaaagtcatgattggctcaatagagcggataatgccggtgatgttgcatggcttcatccctgaggatgaatggctagtactggcagagctgagctatttcttacaTGTTCTTTgttcgaaagaactatcgcctggcctcctagaagaaatggaacagttgACGCCGGAGTTGATCTTcaagttagagatgatctttccgccaagcttctttaatccaatgcaacacttgattttgcatctcccgaccgaggcacgattggggggcccatgcaaaatcgttggtgctactcaactgagaggatacagaagacgcttcgagcaaaatgtaaaaataaacgtagaatagaagcatcgatggccgagacattcatcactgaggaggcgtcaaacttcgtgacagcacactacgaagccaaaaatcgtcatttgcataatctgaagcctcggtacaatgctgacgagcctacaaagggtcaatccaacctcagcctattcaaaggggatcTCGCATCATCCAGTTCTTGGAAACCAGTAtcgttggatgttgaagaatggcggaacatttcgctgtatctctttaacaacctaacagaagtgcggccatacatcgagttgttggggaacgttgcagaaaattaaaaaattcctacggtttcaccaagatccatctatgagttcatctaagcaacgagtgataggagagagattgcatctacataccacttgtagatcgcgtgcggaagcgttcaagagaacggtgatgatggagtcgtactcgccgtgatccaaatcaccgatgaccaagtgccgaacggacagcacctccgcgttcaatacatgtacggagcggatgacgtctccttcttcttgatccagcaagggggaaggagaggttgatgatgatccagcagcacaacggcgtggtggtggatgcagcagaactccggcagggcttcgccaagctattacgggaggaggaagaggtgtagcagggggagggaggcaccaagacacagggtgcggctgccctcccccttgccctcctttgtataggcccccaggggggcaccggcccagggagatctaatctcccaaggggggcggcggccaggggggtggagtgcccccaaaggcaagtggggcgccccccccccccccacctagggtttccaaccctaggcgcatggggggccaggggggtgcaccagcccactaggggctggttcccctcccacttcagcccacggggccctccgggataggtggccccacccggtggacccccgggaccctttcggtggtcccgatacaataccgggtgaccccgaaactttcccgatggccgaaatagcacttcctatatatagttctttacctccggaccattctggaactcctcgtgacgtccgggatctcatccgggactccgaacaacattcggtttgctgcatactcatattcatacaaccctagcatcaccgaaccttaagtgtgtaggccctacgggttcaggagacatgcagacataaccgagacggctctccggtcaataaccaacagcgggatctggatacccatgttggctcccacatactcctcgatgatctcattggatgaaccacgatgtcgaggattcaagcaaccccgtatactattccctttgtcagacggtatgttacttgcccgagattcgatcgtcggtatcccaatacctcgttcaatctcgttactggcaagtcactttactcgtaccgtaatgcatgatcccgtgaccagacacttggtcactttgagctcattatgatgatgcactaccgagtgggcccagtgatacc contains:
- the LOC119275661 gene encoding transcription factor bHLH150-like: MISIGGSSSSSSSAAAGVRMGGAKRRGKPGGAAAPGAAGTPQTRWRSGTQERIYGRRLLDALRATRSGAASSAQPPQPRAVKAAADSALALTARGQSRWSRAILLAGAASCRRRVLVKAGGKIRRHRRPQARAAAAASKAAAAASAGEPPLLKERKVKDRLRVLGRLVPGCRKLQAPDLLEETADYVAALEMQVKAMRALADALAAAQLSSPPPPAAAGDDEAEMER